The Cohnella abietis genome has a segment encoding these proteins:
- a CDS encoding carboxypeptidase-like regulatory domain-containing protein: MQHVRTKGFNLSGRLAVLSIIALLLSLLSPAAHSYAESSKTTLDLAKGSIVIGNGTVSGKTSSGAAAAYNASGYVITSSSSAVSSNTVTINGGEQQVDLHNLKITTGYNGASPVSIENAGTKVRLTLSGTNVLTAGNPKKAALGVAEGTELTIGTIDGSVNHVLTANGYGGSAAAIGGNESGASGKITINEGTINAKFTSSGNYGAAIGGGQSGAGGVIVINGGVVTAESYGGSAAAIGGGYSSTGYNGKSTSVTVNGGTVTTKIPNAATYDSIGYGKVGTTYASAVQAATSVVINGGAIINKNDSNNITSLLYKRLPVNGSGETVYSVGIKFDDAPSNGTTVTLSHASGSVATKTLNSGNVYTFLPAGAHEVVATREDTGSVYYGLVDVNTSSSNTPNSSGAVSRTIKSTPVIAVVNADAADADLNDGKTSVLVIGNYSEIVNGGSYLLEAGNDYTIQWYKGATLIAGDADDASRLTVTPDKGDTFKAKFVATSTGKAIGSTSFSSVKTTLGPKNPSIPVPGIDSNLSVTSEAEFTKQPDPTAGAITYTVKLTANDGSNAPIAGATVRFYQDGSKYTRVTGADGIIRFTFGALLPGEHAIKIAFETGKVNGVQYNGSTYDKSFTVVKPEKPSGFTTIAAKSGTTNGKIFGADESQEYIKWIPTIGINQQIYPVTGDVIENLGPSLYSIRYKAFYDGDVYSLASDYRYLVWVQTAQWTVTPVATDSVVWETGAVDVIAGGSAQFVVTPKEGYEIQAGDIQVKYANYSYDSSTHILSLDTITSDIRIVINATKIE, from the coding sequence ATGCAACATGTACGAACAAAAGGCTTCAACCTGAGCGGTAGATTGGCGGTTCTTAGCATTATTGCATTATTGCTTTCCTTGCTATCCCCAGCGGCTCATAGCTATGCAGAGTCATCCAAGACGACGCTCGATCTTGCCAAAGGAAGCATAGTCATCGGCAACGGGACAGTGTCCGGCAAGACATCTTCGGGAGCTGCGGCTGCTTACAACGCTAGCGGCTACGTCATCACGAGCAGCTCAAGCGCCGTAAGCTCCAATACGGTAACGATCAATGGTGGCGAGCAGCAGGTTGATCTTCATAACCTGAAAATCACGACCGGCTACAATGGCGCGTCCCCTGTCTCGATCGAAAATGCGGGAACTAAAGTTCGGCTTACGCTCAGCGGCACGAACGTGCTGACAGCGGGTAATCCGAAGAAAGCGGCGCTTGGCGTTGCAGAAGGTACGGAGCTTACGATCGGCACGATTGACGGAAGCGTGAATCATGTGCTGACTGCCAATGGCTACGGCGGAAGCGCTGCTGCGATCGGCGGCAACGAATCGGGAGCATCGGGCAAGATTACCATTAATGAAGGCACGATCAATGCCAAGTTTACGTCCAGCGGTAACTATGGCGCGGCAATTGGCGGCGGACAAAGCGGTGCAGGCGGCGTCATCGTCATTAATGGCGGTGTTGTGACAGCTGAATCTTATGGCGGATCGGCCGCGGCAATTGGCGGCGGTTATTCCTCGACAGGTTACAACGGCAAATCGACTTCCGTAACCGTCAACGGCGGAACGGTAACGACGAAAATTCCTAATGCTGCAACGTATGATTCCATTGGCTATGGCAAGGTCGGAACGACTTATGCTTCTGCGGTGCAAGCTGCAACGTCGGTTGTGATTAACGGCGGCGCAATCATTAACAAGAACGACAGCAACAATATTACATCGCTATTGTACAAGCGGTTGCCGGTTAATGGCAGCGGAGAAACGGTATATTCCGTTGGCATCAAGTTTGATGACGCTCCGTCCAACGGAACGACTGTAACTTTGTCTCATGCAAGCGGCAGCGTAGCAACGAAGACGCTCAATAGCGGCAATGTATATACTTTCCTACCTGCCGGAGCGCACGAAGTGGTCGCAACGCGCGAAGATACAGGGTCTGTCTACTATGGGCTCGTTGACGTTAACACGTCCAGCTCGAACACTCCGAACAGCTCGGGCGCAGTATCTCGCACCATCAAGTCCACCCCGGTAATTGCTGTGGTGAACGCAGATGCTGCGGATGCCGATCTGAATGACGGCAAGACGAGCGTACTCGTTATCGGAAATTACAGTGAGATCGTCAACGGTGGCAGCTATCTGCTAGAAGCCGGCAACGACTATACGATTCAATGGTACAAAGGCGCCACGTTGATTGCGGGAGATGCAGACGACGCATCGCGATTGACAGTCACGCCTGACAAAGGAGATACGTTCAAAGCGAAATTCGTAGCGACATCGACGGGCAAGGCCATCGGCTCGACTTCCTTCTCGTCCGTGAAAACAACGCTCGGACCGAAGAACCCGAGCATCCCAGTTCCGGGAATTGACAGCAATTTATCTGTAACCTCGGAAGCGGAATTCACCAAGCAGCCAGATCCGACAGCAGGCGCAATCACCTATACGGTGAAGCTGACTGCCAACGATGGATCGAACGCTCCGATCGCAGGAGCAACCGTACGTTTCTATCAGGACGGCTCCAAGTATACGAGAGTTACGGGAGCTGACGGCATCATTCGCTTTACGTTCGGCGCCTTGCTGCCAGGTGAGCACGCGATCAAAATCGCATTCGAGACGGGCAAAGTGAACGGCGTTCAATACAATGGCTCGACTTACGATAAGAGCTTTACCGTCGTCAAGCCGGAGAAGCCGTCCGGATTCACAACGATTGCGGCCAAATCGGGTACGACTAACGGTAAAATATTCGGCGCAGACGAGTCGCAGGAGTACATCAAGTGGATTCCTACCATCGGCATCAACCAGCAGATCTATCCGGTTACGGGCGATGTAATCGAAAATCTCGGACCTAGCTTGTATAGCATTCGTTATAAGGCATTTTACGACGGAGACGTTTACAGCTTGGCATCCGACTATCGCTACCTCGTTTGGGTACAAACGGCGCAATGGACAGTGACGCCGGTTGCGACCGATTCCGTAGTGTGGGAAACGGGAGCTGTTGATGTCATCGCCGGAGGCAGTGCGCAATTTGTCGTAACGCCGAAAGAAGGCTACGAGATCCAAGCAGGCGATATTCAAGTGAAATATGCCAACTATTCGTATGACAGCAGCACGCATATTCTGAGTCTCGACACGATTACAAGCGATATTCGCATTGTGATCAACGCGACGAAGATCGAATAG